CTGTCGTGGAAATTTGGACTCACGATGGTTGGTTTGCTCTCTGATGAAGCACCAAATGAGATCCAAGATTGAGCTACTGGAGCAGACGGGACGCTCTGATTCTCCCTAACAGCTGTTGGAAATGCCGAGAAAATGTTCCGAGGGACATCAAACCCTCGGTTCGGTGCATTTACTTGGCCAGGTATTGCAGTTGATCCCATAGATTTTGCATGGCCATTGATATTCTTCTGCCCGCTCGCATTCAAGGCAAAGCCGCTAGCATTTACTGGTTGATTTTTAGTGATGAATCCAGTGTTGCTCATCGGTCTGCTTGGCTCAGAAGTTCCAAACTTCCCATCACCAGGTCTTCCATGGTACACCCATGTAGCTTCATTTTTGGGCTGTGCTGCAGCTGGTTCTTGTGACTGGAAGAAGGGTTTAGGCTGCCCATTACAATTGTTTGGGGAAAGCATATCATGCACCCCTGAAGAAGCACCTTTTGGACAATCGAGCCTCTGCTGTGCCATTTCAAGTGGGCGGGAGCTTTTAGACAAGTTGCTTTGTTTCATGTGCTGAATTCTGACATCTTCTGGTGGTTGGAAAAAGGGTCTAGGCTGGCCAACCATTTTGTTCATGGCAGGCGCATCAAGCACACTAGGAGAAGCTCCTTTTGAACATTCAGACCTCTGTGGTTGCACTTCAGGAGCACGGGTGCTGGACGAGGACCTGCCTTTCCTCACTTGTTCACTAGCAGTTCTTTTCGTCTTCGCAACATTTCTAGATACTCTATGATTCTCGTGCAGTGATAATGCATCGTTGTTCCTGTGTTGGGGCTCAGTAGTAACACCAAATAATCTTGGCTTCAATTCTGGACTCTCAAGTGAACCAGACACTCCAACTACGTTATTGACAGTGGTTATCCGGTTAAGTAAACTCAAACTCATATCCTTTGGATTAGTACTTTCTGTTGGTCTGAGTCTTCCATTATCTCTAGGCAGTGAAGCATTCCTTTGCATATTCACATCAGAGCTAATCGAACTTCTTAATTGATCCTGCACGACAAGAATTGGTGGTAATGGTGCCTCATATTCTCCAACCCAACCACGTCCAAACTTCACTTCAGCGGGTAATGTCTGCTGAATGCGCTCAGAAGCAATCCTCCAGCCTCGGGCACCAAGTGAACCAGCAAAACGAGCCAGACTTCTTGCATACGAGTGCTCAGCATGAAGTCCAACCTGCAAGGATGCATGTAACCATATGAACTGAATAGCAAAGCGACTAATCCAAGAAGCATAGAGGGATTAGGATTAGATTTAATCAGATGTGCTAACATACACTTATGAGCTCTCTTGGCTCTGCACAGAGGACATCAAAAATTGGGTCAGAATCCGATGAAGGCTGTTCTTCAGATGCATGGTAAGTTTTCCGTCTCGTCTCATCTACCACAAATGACTTGTGACTGGGCTTTGCTGAATAATCTCTGGCTGAAAAGTTATGGAAAGAATAAAATTTGTCATTGAAGTTTGACTGAGTTGGGTTGATATGAGCACGTATTTTTATAGTATGAAATGAAGTTCCTCAACATGAATTGAATCTTCAAGATATGCATCTCGACAAACTTAATAAGTTGTACTGGTGATACTTAAGCATTTTCAGTACCAAACTACAAATTTTCACGACCGGAATAACTCAAGTAATCATAACATTTCTTTGTTTGATGATTGATCCATTATAGTGACTTAAAAATGATCACAGCACTTCTGGATGACTAATTCTCTTTCCACAGGTTATATTTGCTAATTGATCCATTCTAGTGACTTACTCAGTTCTATGCTGAAAACTGTAAGGCATGACCTCCTAATTATATAATAGTAGCTATGTATTTAACAGATGGATCAACTTCAGTAGAAGAACTGTTTTGGTGAACAAGAAAATTGATACCTGATGTATCGTCAGTCTTCTCAGATCTGACTTCATCCGCTGGAGAACTGGTATCTTTGTCGGAAAACCCATCGGCTACAGTACAATCTGGGGGCTCAGCACCATTAGCCTGCGGCATGCTTAGGCCATTAGAGCCATCTCCTGCAGAAGCAACAGTTGCAGGAGAGACATTTGGACACAAAGCGTCTTGGCTATTCATGCAAACTAGCTTCTTAACAGTCTCTTCGCAGCTTGAGTAACCTAGATCCTCTCGCCCATCCCTGCAAATAGGTTGCCCAGCCAACTCTTTTTCACGGGGGTGGCCTATGCCATCTCTATATCTGCAACTCGACTCCCTAAATTGCTTTTCTGGGGATAAGCCTGCATCTTCTCTGTTTGTGCAAATGGGATTCTCGGATGACTCTTTGTGGAATGAGCAATCTGATTCTTTTCCATTTGTGTGCGCTGGCTTCTTAACGTGTGTTTTTGGGGATAACAAGCCATCTTTTGAACGCCGGGAAGTGGGTTTCTTGACTAGCTGTTTGTGGAAAGAGGAACTTTGACCATTTTCTGAACTTCTTGAAATGGCTTTCCTAACTTGCACTTGATGGATTGAGGAGCTTTGATCATCCTCTGAATTTCTTGAAATGGCTCTCCTAACTTGTGCTTGGTGGAACGAAGAGTTTCGAGCATCGTCAGGATTTCTGGAAATGGGTCTCTTAACTTGCTCTCTGTTGAATGGAGAACTTAAATCATTCTCCGAATTTCTGAAAATCGGTTTCTTAACTCGCTCTTTGTGGAAAGAGGAACTTAAATTGTCTTCTGAATTCCTAGAGATGGGCTTCTTAACTTGATCTTTGAAGCTTATATCAACTACTGAATCTTTTGAATAGGGTCTTTTAATTTGCTCTTTCCGTGTCAGGAAGTCCAGATCATCTTCCGAATACATCAAGACAGGCTTCTTGATGGGTTCTCTGTTGCAAGAATTTGGTTTAACTTTCTGTTCGCCCTTTATTTGGTTTTCTGTAGGTATGCCCTCATCTCTCAGTTCCTGAAACTTCTTTCTTGCCAGCTCTTGTATCGAATGGGCCTGCAAGAATAAGCATAGCAACAAACGCTGACTGAATTGATAAATGATGGTATTGTAGGTACATCATTTTTGGAAAGGCTGTCCACATACCTGTCTGAAGTAAATTGTATCAGGTGCGTTGTACAGCATTGCATTGCTGCAAATTAAGAAGACATCATCCTGCAATTTAAAGATGAATGTCACCAACTGTTCCAGCATTATTATTGATTTAGCATACACTACAGGCACACAGTTATTGGGACAAACATACAAAAACTTAAAACCTATGTTAATGCATATTGTGTTAGAGAAATTGTTATCTTCTGCTTAGGGTAGGAAAATATTATCACTATTGTAACCATTGCATTagatgttactccctccgttccataattcttgtcgaaatattacatgtatctagacgctttttaggaatagatacatccatttttgtgtaaatttgagacaagaattatggaacggaggtagtatttgCAAACCAAAAAAATACTGCATGCAAACGTTATGGTATGACTTTACCGCAGGCCTGCAATAGAACAGTTATAACAGGCAGTGGTCATTTTCCATGCGTCCAGAAATTACAAGTGGACAGGAATTTAATTACAAACATGTGATAATGGATAACTCGCACTATGTTGCTGCATTTGTCGGGCTGCACTAAAAGGTTGACACTCAAGGTAAGGACAACATATGAAAGTTTGTTTCTAGTGTTGGGCAGAGCCTTGTGCGTGAAATTCACTCCCAGACAAATATAGTATGAACTGAAACAACGCACCCTCCCCAACTATAACGTCCATTTACGCAACGCACCAACCAATGGCAGCACTCCATTTGATGCTAGTGCTTTATTACACTTGGCTACACGTATGACATAAGCTTGAAGTCTGACCTCGAATTGCTCGAATGAGCGGTATGCATTCCTGGCAAGCTTCCTCTTGACGGTGCCGAAGTCCATTGGG
This is a stretch of genomic DNA from Brachypodium distachyon strain Bd21 chromosome 1, Brachypodium_distachyon_v3.0, whole genome shotgun sequence. It encodes these proteins:
- the LOC100826422 gene encoding uncharacterized protein LOC100826422 — protein: MPRSPSPERNHHHARRRGGGGGTHLVPRGRSPSPPPRRSLRPRRAAAASSRPLVDDFFPYPSSPSPSPPRPQQRRPPSPEPSSSDSDGGRGGGGAGGAGSSASDRRRRKLKLVVKLSQLPPEQQQRRVPPPPPYSDSSDGDELPAGDRSGGEEQVKPPKKRRIESRDDRSRNREVSGRTDPASAPRTKRLPVPGMARTTPLPDRKAVDMILDKLQKKDTYGVFAEPVDLDELPDYHDVIEHPMDFGTVKRKLARNAYRSFEQFEDDVFLICSNAMLYNAPDTIYFRQAHSIQELARKKFQELRDEGIPTENQIKGEQKVKPNSCNREPIKKPVLMYSEDDLDFLTRKEQIKRPYSKDSVVDISFKDQVKKPISRNSEDNLSSSFHKERVKKPIFRNSENDLSSPFNREQVKRPISRNPDDARNSSFHQAQVRRAISRNSEDDQSSSIHQVQVRKAISRSSENGQSSSFHKQLVKKPTSRRSKDGLLSPKTHVKKPAHTNGKESDCSFHKESSENPICTNREDAGLSPEKQFRESSCRYRDGIGHPREKELAGQPICRDGREDLGYSSCEETVKKLVCMNSQDALCPNVSPATVASAGDGSNGLSMPQANGAEPPDCTVADGFSDKDTSSPADEVRSEKTDDTSARDYSAKPSHKSFVVDETRRKTYHASEEQPSSDSDPIFDVLCAEPRELISVGLHAEHSYARSLARFAGSLGARGWRIASERIQQTLPAEVKFGRGWVGEYEAPLPPILVVQDQLRSSISSDVNMQRNASLPRDNGRLRPTESTNPKDMSLSLLNRITTVNNVVGVSGSLESPELKPRLFGVTTEPQHRNNDALSLHENHRVSRNVAKTKRTASEQVRKGRSSSSTRAPEVQPQRSECSKGASPSVLDAPAMNKMVGQPRPFFQPPEDVRIQHMKQSNLSKSSRPLEMAQQRLDCPKGASSGVHDMLSPNNCNGQPKPFFQSQEPAAAQPKNEATWVYHGRPGDGKFGTSEPSRPMSNTGFITKNQPVNASGFALNASGQKNINGHAKSMGSTAIPGQVNAPNRGFDVPRNIFSAFPTAVRENQSVPSAPVAQSWISFGASSESKPTIVSPNFHDSNSGWKMPFANVRPSDEPKTSAVPQFFRQPVQVARESPVQNKGLVIFPQLVQTDFSRSQGQPQWQGLVPHMQQKTNKDVLRPDLNIGFPSPGSPPARQTSGINLEAQQPDLALQL